A genomic region of Porticoccaceae bacterium LTM1 contains the following coding sequences:
- the murC gene encoding UDP-N-acetylmuramate--L-alanine ligase, producing MRRIKRIHFIGIGGVGMCGIAEVLLNQGYQISGSDINDGPVTKRLRDMGATIFIGHAESNVDGADVVVNSTAVSDSNPEMVRARENRTPIVRRAEMLAELMRYRHGIAVAGTHGKTTTTSLIASIFGEAGKDPTFVIGGRLTSAGTNARLGESRYLVAEADESDASFLHLQPMVSVVTNIDIDHMETYGFDEGKLKKTFIEFLHNLPFYGLAVLCIDDERVREILPSVSRPIITYGFSENADYRITDMSTSRNRSTFKLHRPEGKATLQIELNIPGSHNVQNAAAAIAVATDEGLSDEAICEGLSKFGGVGRRFEIYGEYPVSSGADRGGEAMLVDDYGHHPREVAATIKAVRDGWPERRLVMVFQPHRYTRTRDLYEDFVQILSSCDALVLTEVYSAGEEPIPGADSRHLCRSIRQRGLVDPIYAENIDVVPDIIRDIVQDGDIVITQGAGSVGKLVKLLAERKLQ from the coding sequence ATGCGCCGTATAAAGCGTATCCATTTTATTGGTATAGGCGGTGTCGGTATGTGTGGCATTGCCGAGGTATTGTTGAATCAGGGTTACCAGATTTCAGGTTCTGACATTAACGATGGCCCGGTAACCAAGCGGCTGCGTGATATGGGGGCGACCATCTTTATCGGTCACGCCGAGTCCAATGTCGATGGGGCTGATGTGGTGGTCAACTCCACGGCGGTGAGTGACAGCAACCCGGAGATGGTGCGTGCTCGCGAAAATCGCACCCCGATTGTACGTCGCGCCGAAATGCTGGCAGAGCTGATGCGCTATCGCCATGGTATTGCGGTGGCCGGTACTCATGGCAAAACCACGACCACCAGTTTGATTGCCTCGATTTTTGGCGAAGCTGGCAAGGACCCAACCTTTGTGATCGGTGGTCGCTTGACCAGTGCGGGTACCAATGCCCGACTTGGTGAAAGTCGTTACCTGGTTGCAGAAGCGGACGAGAGTGATGCGTCGTTCTTACACCTTCAGCCTATGGTTTCAGTGGTAACCAATATCGACATCGACCATATGGAAACCTACGGGTTTGATGAAGGCAAACTCAAGAAAACCTTTATCGAATTTCTTCACAACCTGCCTTTCTATGGGCTGGCAGTACTCTGCATTGATGATGAGCGGGTCCGTGAAATTCTGCCCAGCGTATCGCGGCCGATTATCACTTATGGCTTTAGCGAGAATGCCGATTACCGCATCACTGATATGAGCACCAGTCGCAATCGCAGCACTTTCAAACTGCATCGTCCGGAAGGCAAGGCGACGCTGCAGATCGAGCTCAATATTCCCGGCTCACACAATGTTCAAAACGCTGCCGCTGCGATAGCCGTGGCCACCGATGAAGGCTTGAGTGATGAAGCGATTTGCGAAGGTTTGAGCAAATTTGGCGGTGTGGGTCGCCGCTTTGAAATCTACGGCGAGTACCCGGTCTCCTCAGGTGCAGATCGTGGTGGTGAAGCAATGCTGGTGGATGACTACGGTCACCACCCCCGCGAAGTGGCGGCCACCATCAAGGCTGTTCGAGACGGCTGGCCGGAAAGGCGTCTGGTGATGGTGTTCCAGCCACACCGTTATACCCGTACCCGCGACCTTTATGAGGATTTTGTACAAATCCTGTCGAGCTGCGATGCACTGGTTCTGACTGAAGTGTACTCCGCAGGTGAAGAGCCGATTCCCGGTGCCGACAGTCGTCACCTCTGCCGCAGTATTCGCCAGCGCGGTCTGGTAGACCCGATCTACGCCGAGAATATCGATGTAGTGCCGGACATTATTCGAGACATCGTCCAGGACGGAGATATCGTGATCACTCAGGGAGCCGGTAGTGTCGGCAAGTTGGTGAAGCTGCTGGCAGAGAGGAAGCTGCAATGA